The window AAAAGACATACAAAGGTTATATTAGCATAAAAATTATAGGGGGGAGATAAAATGAATTCATACCAAAGGGCTTATGCAGTATTGACGGGAGAGCTGCCGGATAGGGTACCTTCATTTGAAATAATGATTGATCCGAAGGTGATGGTAGGGCTTACGGGAAGCGATGATTATGCAGATTTCTGTGATTATATAGACATAGATATAGTAGTTACCAATACTCCATCTTCATTATATAAGAATACCATAATAGATGAACAAAAAGGAAAGTTCAAAAATGAATGGGGTACAGTGAGGCAGAGCACCACTGAGGTGGTATCCTCTATAGTGGATCCTCCACTTAAAACAGCTGAGGATGTGATGAACTATTCAGCCCCTGATCCATATGATGAATATAGGTATAGACAACTTAAAAGTTTGTTAAAAAGATTTAAGGGCAATAGACTGGTGGGGATGCACCTCCATGATGCTTTTAATTATCCTTATTACCTGAGGGGTATGGAAAATCTATTCATAGATATGTATGAGGCCCCGGAACTGGTGCGCAGGTTGGTGGATATTTCAGTAGAGCATAATATAGCAATCGCTGAAAGAGCTATAGACCTAGGCGCCGATTTTATACTATTGGGTGATGATTATGGTGCCAGTAATCAACTATTAGTGTCCCCTGCTATGTTCAGAGAGTTTTTCCTGCCCGGGCTTAAAGAGGTTGTGCAGGCGATAAAATCAAAAGGGGCTTTTTGTATAAAGCATTGCTGCGGCAACATAAATGCTATATTGGATGATATGGTGCAAACAGGGATAGACGGGCTACATCCACTTGATCCCAGCGCAGGCATGGATATAAAGGGGGTAAAAGAGAAGTATCCAAAACTTACCGTAATAGGCGGCATAAACTGCTATCAACCTTTATGCCAATACAGTACATCACAGCTGGAGCAAGAGGTAAAGAGAGTGCTGGATGAACTATCTCCTGGGGGAAGATACATAATGGCATCCAGCAATAGCATACATTCTGATGTAAAACCTGAGAACTTTAAGGTGATGCAGGAGACGTTGAAAATATATGTTGTCGCCGATTGAAGCCAAACTCTAAATGCCAATTGACTCTGGATAAAAATAAAATATTTTTTAAAAATTATGAAGTATTTGATAAGGAAATTGTAGAACCTGATGATATAAGTGTGCTGGAGAAATTCCAAATGCAAATAGACAAAATACAGTTTGGGCAAAAANNNNNNNNNNNNNNNNNNNNNNNNNNNNNNNNNNNNNNNNNNNNNNNNNNNNNNNNNNNNNNNNNNN of the Clostridia bacterium genome contains:
- a CDS encoding uroporphyrinogen decarboxylase family protein; the protein is MNSYQRAYAVLTGELPDRVPSFEIMIDPKVMVGLTGSDDYADFCDYIDIDIVVTNTPSSLYKNTIIDEQKGKFKNEWGTVRQSTTEVVSSIVDPPLKTAEDVMNYSAPDPYDEYRYRQLKSLLKRFKGNRLVGMHLHDAFNYPYYLRGMENLFIDMYEAPELVRRLVDISVEHNIAIAERAIDLGADFILLGDDYGASNQLLVSPAMFREFFLPGLKEVVQAIKSKGAFCIKHCCGNINAILDDMVQTGIDGLHPLDPSAGMDIKGVKEKYPKLTVIGGINCYQPLCQYSTSQLEQEVKRVLDELSPGGRYIMASSNSIHSDVKPENFKVMQETLKIYVVAD